CTGCACTGTGCTGAGAGGGAGATGACTTGAGtggccagcttttttttttttttttttttttttgtctccacgACAATGTCTATGAACAATTCCAAACAGCCCGTGTCTCCTGCAGCTGGGCTCCTTTCAAATGCAACTTGCCAGACGGAAAACCGGTTTTCGGTATTTTTTTCAATCATCTTCATGACAGTGGGAATCTTATCAAACAGCCTTGCCATTGCTATTCTCATGAAGGCCTATCAGAGATTTAGACAGAAGTCCAAGGCATCATTTCTGCTTTTGGCCAGTGCCCTGGTAATCACAGACTTTTTTGGCCACCTCATCAATGGAGCTATAGCAGTCTTTGTATACGCTTCTGATAAAGACTGGATCCGCTTTGACCAGTCGAACATCCTTTGCAGTATTTTTGGTATCTGCATGGTATTCTCTGGTCTGTGCCCACTTTTTCTAGGCAGTGTGATGGCCATTGAGCGATGTATTGGAGTCACCAAGCCAATATTTCATTCTACGAAAATTACATCCAAACATGTGAAAATGATGTTGAGTGGAGTGTGCTTGTTTGCTATTTTCATAGCTTTGCTACCCATCCTTGGGCATCGAAACTATAAAATTCAAGCATCGAGGACCTGGTGTTTCTACAAAACAGAGCACATCCAAGACTGGGAAGATAGGTTTTatcttctactcttttcttttctggggctCTTAGCCCTTGGCGTTTCATTCTTGTGCAATGCCATCACAGGAATTACACTTTTAAGagttaaatttaaaagtcagcagCACAGACAAGGCAGGTCTCATCATTTTGAAATGGTCATCCAGCTCCTGGCTATAATGTGTGTCTCCTGCATTTGCTGGAGTCCATTTCTGGTAAGAGCCTAACATTTTGAcaatttctgctttcttcctcttttccctgtTAAATACAAGGTTTGttgtctttttcaaagttgttgaTGTTGATGGGCACCAGTGTTCCACCTTTTAAATGCTGGAGTTTACTCCTACTCAAAACTTATTTCATCACCCAGCTCTGGCTCGGGATTAAGCTATTTATGGTATACATGGTTATTTTCCCACAAGTCCTGAGTCGAGAGAAATGTCTTGCTAAACAATTCTAACTATACCACACCTTTTAAATGCTGGAGTTTACTCCTACTCAAAACTTATTTCATCACCCAGCTCTGGCTCGGGATTAAGCTATTTATGGTATACATGGTTATTTTCCCACAAGTCCTGAGTCGAGAGAAATGTCTTGCTAAACAATTCTAACTATACCACACCTTTTAAATGCTGGAGTTTACTCCTACTCAAAACTTATTTCATCACCCAGCTCTGGCTCGGGATTAAGCTATTTATGGTATACATGGTTATTTTCCCACAAGTCCTGAGTCGAGAGAAATGTCTTGCTAAACAATTCTAACTATACCACACCTTTTAAATGCTGGAGTTTACTCCTACTCAAAACTTATTTCATCACCCAGCTCTGGCTCGGGATTAAGCTATTTATGGTATACATGGTTATTTTCCCACAAGTCCTGAGTCGAGAGAAATGTCTTGCTAAACAATTCTAACTATACCACACCTTTTAAATGCTGGAGTTTACTCCTACTCAAAACTTATTTCATCACCCAGCTGGCTCGGGATTAAGCTATTTATGGTATACATGGTTATTTTCCCACAAGTCCTGAGTCGAGAGAAATGTCTTGCTAAACAATTCTAACTATACCATAACTTGTAAAGTAATTTTAACAGAGCAACATAGTTTTAATATACTTAATAGGATTAGcttctaaaatgtgaaaaaaatgacCAACTATAATACAGTATTGGAATGGACTCAACTAAGTCTTGGTAGAAAGTCACAGAGACTTTTAATTTATCTAAAAGACATATCAGCTCCTGGGTTTTCCTAAGCACACAAGACTAGGTCTTGGCTTGCAAAGGGAGTGATGAGTTGAGATAGTTGGATAGTTGAGGTGTAATCTATTGGTAGGTTAGGTGAAGAAATCACTAGTTCACCAGCCCAAGAACAATGCCTGTAGTTCCGGGAGTGGTGTGATTGGCAGGAAAACTAGGGATCCTTCCCTTATCATtccattcctttaaaattttttttaaaaaatgtagccaATAGCTATGTTTGACagcttgatatttttatttggaaatgaaagcTATGGTTAAAAAACTAACAACAAACTTAAGTCATTTATAGTATCTTGTAGGTAGAAGAGAAAAATCCTTATGATTTTTAAGTAAGACCTTCCCTCCCTTCATCATTTTACTTTATGATGGAAAGAGTGACAACATgccatgaaagagaaagagaatcctctgTACGCAGCTAGTGATGGCAGTAAAGatgattttcattcctttttctgtacCAGTGAAGAAATGGACTAGAGATAGTAATACAGGGGATCCACAGGTAGGGGTGAGGCAAAGTGTAGAGACAAAGGTGGATGAAACGCAAAGGTTGTGATCATCCCTTGCCTGGTTGTATGAAGGTGCTTCTTACTGATGGACTTGTCCCCGGACACTGTCCAAAAATTGTTGCCAGTGGAGTTTTAATAAACAATCTTGATTATCTTGATGCACAAAGAAGTTTGTGAAAGCTGCTATTGCAGACAGATCCTGTGAcagctgattttattttacaaaaagattcctactttttgaagatttatttatt
This window of the Ailuropoda melanoleuca isolate Jingjing chromosome 2, ASM200744v2, whole genome shotgun sequence genome carries:
- the PTGFR gene encoding prostaglandin F2-alpha receptor: MSMNNSKQPVSPAAGLLSNATCQTENRFSVFFSIIFMTVGILSNSLAIAILMKAYQRFRQKSKASFLLLASALVITDFFGHLINGAIAVFVYASDKDWIRFDQSNILCSIFGICMVFSGLCPLFLGSVMAIERCIGVTKPIFHSTKITSKHVKMMLSGVCLFAIFIALLPILGHRNYKIQASRTWCFYKTEHIQDWEDRFYLLLFSFLGLLALGVSFLCNAITGITLLRVKFKSQQHRQGRSHHFEMVIQLLAIMCVSCICWSPFLVTMANIGINGDQSLETCETTLFALRMATWNQILDPWVYILLRKAVLKNLYKLARRCCGVHVISLHMWELSSIKNSLKVAAISESPVAEKINPQAPGLIGQ